One Neosynechococcus sphagnicola sy1 DNA window includes the following coding sequences:
- a CDS encoding RNA recognition motif domain-containing protein has protein sequence MTIYIGNLSYQATEDDLKAVFAEYGAIKRVVLPIDRETGRMRGFAFVEMVVDADEDKAISELDGAEWMGRQLRVNKAKPRESNPREQRGGMRAQ, from the coding sequence ATGACTATCTACATTGGAAATCTGTCCTATCAGGCTACGGAAGACGATCTCAAAGCCGTCTTTGCCGAGTACGGTGCCATCAAGCGAGTTGTACTGCCAATTGATCGGGAAACCGGACGAATGCGGGGTTTTGCCTTTGTCGAAATGGTGGTAGACGCTGATGAAGACAAAGCGATTTCTGAGTTAGACGGAGCCGAGTGGATGGGACGGCAGTTGCGGGTGAACAAGGCAAAGCCCCGAGAAAGTAATCCCCGAGAGCAGCGTGGTGGCATGAGAGCCCAGTGA
- the argC gene encoding N-acetyl-gamma-glutamyl-phosphate reductase, producing the protein MGESARVPVGIVGASGYGGVQLVRLLLEHPAAELVYLGGDSSAGQLFSDLYPHLGHRLNLVIESIDLDQIAQRCQVVFLSLPNGLAHRMAPELLAKGCKVLDLSADYRFSSLETYTAWYGGERADQAVAESAVYGLPELYRERIADTQLVGCPGCYPTASLLAIAPLLKQGLIASESIIIDAKSGASGGGRQAKTQLLLAEADNSLGAYGVARHRHTPEIEQICSDLAGHDVLVQFTPHLIPMVRGILATVYATLRDPGLTREDLFTIYSAFYRTAGWVKILPGGIYPQTKWAAGTNLCYISVEVDPRTGRVIVLSAIDNLMKGQASQAIQCLNILMNWEEKLGLPNLCFYP; encoded by the coding sequence ATGGGTGAGTCAGCACGGGTACCAGTGGGAATTGTCGGTGCATCGGGATATGGCGGAGTGCAGTTGGTGCGACTCTTGTTAGAACACCCGGCAGCAGAATTGGTCTATTTAGGGGGCGATAGCAGTGCTGGACAGCTTTTTTCAGATCTCTATCCCCACTTGGGTCACCGCCTCAATTTGGTGATTGAGTCCATTGATCTCGATCAGATTGCCCAGCGCTGTCAAGTGGTGTTTCTCTCCTTACCCAATGGGCTGGCTCACCGGATGGCTCCTGAACTTCTGGCTAAGGGCTGCAAGGTTTTGGATTTATCTGCTGACTATCGCTTCTCAAGCCTGGAAACCTATACCGCTTGGTACGGTGGAGAGCGAGCAGATCAGGCGGTGGCTGAATCTGCGGTCTATGGGTTACCCGAACTCTATCGGGAGCGCATTGCCGACACTCAACTCGTGGGGTGTCCGGGTTGCTACCCCACGGCCAGTCTGTTGGCGATCGCCCCCCTGCTAAAGCAGGGCTTGATTGCGTCTGAAAGTATTATTATTGACGCTAAATCCGGTGCTTCGGGGGGTGGTCGTCAGGCCAAAACTCAGCTACTCCTGGCAGAGGCTGATAATTCTCTGGGAGCCTATGGGGTTGCCCGCCATCGTCATACCCCCGAAATCGAACAGATTTGTAGTGATCTTGCGGGACATGATGTGTTGGTACAGTTCACACCACACTTAATTCCAATGGTGCGGGGCATTTTGGCAACCGTGTATGCCACGCTGCGCGATCCAGGACTGACCCGTGAAGATCTGTTTACTATTTATAGTGCTTTCTATCGGACAGCTGGTTGGGTAAAGATCCTCCCAGGGGGTATCTATCCTCAAACCAAATGGGCCGCTGGCACCAACCTATGCTACATCAGTGTTGAAGTTGATCCTCGTACAGGACGGGTGATCGTCCTGTCTGCCATTGACAACTTAATGAAAGGTCAGGCAAGTCAAGCCATTCAGTGCTTAAATATTCTGATGAATTGGGAAGAAAAATTAGGGCTACCCAATCTCTGCTTTTATCCCTAA